Genomic segment of Anaerobacillus alkaliphilus:
AACGCTTTGATATAAGTCAATAAACAGTGGTTTGATAATTGGTAACCCGTTCTGCCCAACGATTAGGCCGATGAACAAGCTTCCTACAAGTAATAAAATACTCTTTCCGAAAAAGCTTTCCTTCAGCACGTCTACATTAATAAATGAAAATGGATTTTGTGCGACAAAGCCCACATTTCTTAGTGAGGGCGAATGAGTTGTTGGTGAAGATTGTTTCTTCTCAATGATCCCTAGCAAAAGAAGGGCAACAAGTATGCCTGGAATTTCCATCACAACCACCATGGCGTTCATGAAGCTCTCATACGAAATAGCTAGGTTATCTAAAAATGTGATCGCTGCTCCGTAAGTCACGATACTAACTGAACCGTATGTTGCAGCTAAACCGATAGCGTTTTTTACATCCATTTTGAGGAAATTCCGAAGTACATAGAACGTGACAAGTGGAATAAGTGTCCCTAACAATATCGTTCCCATAATCGGTTTCGTTACGGTCGCTAATGAATAGTTTGATAGCTCAATGCCTCCCTTTAAGCCAATAGCGATTAATAGATATATACTTAATCCTTCACCTAATCCTTTTGGTAAATGAAAATCAGTGCTAACAATGGCAGCGATAATTCCTAAGATGAAAAAAAGGATCGCTGGTGATAACAAGTTTTGTAAAATCATATCGAACATGCTAATTCCTCCTTAAGTAATAAAAAGAGGCCAACGAAGAGTGTTTTCCTCGTTGGCCTCTGGCGTACTCACTTCTAGTGATTACGATAGCAACCTAATTTAATCAGCTAATTTTTTATCTAAGTTTTCCTTTAAAATGAAGATAATGATCCGTTCACCATTTCTAGTACTAATGTCAGTGTGAAAGCTTTCTACTGTTTCGCCTGTGATAGAATGAATCATGTCCTTTAATTGTTGGTTTCCTGTTTCAATTAGATCAGCACGAATTTTTTTTATAGAAAGAAGTCCTGTTTCAGTCTTAGTCAGTTCTTGTTCAGCAGGGGTCAAAATCCCTTTTAAGTGAACAATGATCAAATTACGTAGAATATCTGTTTTTACTTGAAGAGGTCCTCGACCAAGGTATTCCTTTTCCCATTGTGTAATGGTTTTACTTATTTCTGCTTCGAGTTGTCCCTTTTTTTGAAAAGTAGCCTTTTCCATCTATATTCCCCCTTTTTTCATAGAGTAAGTACATAAATATACAATATAAAAAATAAAAAGTATATTCCGAACGTACGTAAAGACGGGAATATACCGGTTAAATGTAAATCAATGAATAGGTTTGAGAGCAGAGATTGTCCTTGTACCACTGCCATTTTACGTAGCATTAATCTAAGGCTAATCTTTCACAACCGTTCATGTATTTATTACACGGTCAATATTTAGTTACTCTTGATTATAAAGATGCAAAAGAATGATGTCAATATTTTCTTTTATTCAATAAAAATAAGTATATATAGACAAAATAACAAGTATAAAATATTATATGAAGTAAATCTTCAATCTTATGGAGGCAATATGGGAGAATTTTTAGTTGCTAGTATCCTTTCCGCTTTAGCGACCGGTATCGGTGCTTTACCTGTCTTATTTTTTCAAAAAGCAACACATCGGTGGCGTGATATTTTATTAGCATTTACGGCAGGAGTTATGGTTGCGGCTGCAACATTTGAATTAATACCAGAAGCTCTTGAAATGTCAAATATCTTAATTATGTCCATAGGAGTTTTACTGGGTGTTCTCGTCTTAACGTTGTTAGAGCGAACGATCCCCCATATAGATCTAGGTCATAATAAGCAGAAGATAAATTTTGATCAAAAGTCAATTTTAATTATTGCTGCAATTACTCTACATAACCTTCCAGAAGGACTTTCGGTTGGTGTCAGTTACGGAAGTGGTGTAGAAGGGCTTGGTCCAGTGATTGCAATTGCGATAGGTCTGCAAAATGCACCAGAAGGCCTTTTAATTGCATTGTTTTTAGTTCAACAGCAAGTAAGCAAATGAAAAGCATTTATTCTAGCTACGTTAACAGGTGCGGTAGAAATTGTGACAGCCATTATAGGCTTTTTCCTGACGGCATATGTTTCAGGGATTGTGCCACTTGGGTTAGCGTTTGCGGCAGGTTCAATGCTTTATATCGTATACAAGGAAATCATACCAGAAAGTCACGGTGATGGGCACGCCTTGAGTGCTACCTATTCATTTGTCTTTGGGTTGTTAGCGATGATTTTTTTAACAAGTATTTTCTAGACTAGAATGGTGTAATAAATAATGGAGTCTATCTCATTTGAACAAGCGACAGATGAAACGTTATACATCGTAATGGAAATGGTAAATTCTAATCCAGAGTATAATCTTTTGCGGCATGGAAAAGAAGCGATAACACTAGAAGAAGTAAAACAGGAGTTCATCAATGAACATACAAAAAGCTTATTCATTAAGCTTGATGATACGTATATTGGAACAATAAACTACCTCCCAATGCATCCCAAGGATCAATGTCCGTGGTTAAATGAATTTATCATTCATAGGGATTATCAGGGGTTTGGTTTCGGAAGTCAGTCATACGAATTATTTGAAAAACAGCTTGATATTAAGAAGATCCGAAGTGGTCTCGTAAAAAATAATCTCACTGGAAAGCACTTTTTAGAGATAAAAGGATATGAGTTAATCTATTCTTTTATTAACCAAGGTTTAGAAATCGATGTATATGAAAGGCTCTTTTCGTAAACTTTGTGGCTATTACTACAAAATGCTTCGTTTTGAATAAGTGTTTTGTTAGTTACTAAGCTTTTAGGTTAGAAAAGATGCCCCGCGGAACCTTGTGCAATGGGTATATTGCTTAATTTAAGGCTGTTTTCGCAAAGTTTGTTGCTTTCGTAAAAATCCCAAAAACCGGATTTTTACACAAAATACTTAGAATTCACAACTAATTTAGTAAGTAGTGCTCTTTTCTTACATAATTTATTGGATGATATTTCCATATAGGGTATTTTTTCGATTGTTTTAGGGGGAAAAAGCCACAATGTTTACGAAAAGAGCCTAATTTAAAAAACAACAATTTATGCGAACACAGCCTTATGAAAAAGAGACTGCTTAGGTGAAATGTAAGCAGTCTTCATTTTATTCCCAACGTTTCATCTGGTTAGGAATATCGTCAATAGAGATAAGCATTTTTTGCATAGGAGGAGGGCAACTAGAATTATATTTTTTCACAAGGATATTTATTTCTTCAACTTCTTGGGTGATTTTTTCGTTATGTAGAGCACGGTTTTCTAACAAAGGTAATACTTTAGCCAATCGATCACGAATTTGTTGTTGAAGACCTACCCAACCAGGGCGATAGCCTGCGTTT
This window contains:
- a CDS encoding GNAT family N-acetyltransferase encodes the protein MESISFEQATDETLYIVMEMVNSNPEYNLLRHGKEAITLEEVKQEFINEHTKSLFIKLDDTYIGTINYLPMHPKDQCPWLNEFIIHRDYQGFGFGSQSYELFEKQLDIKKIRSGLVKNNLTGKHFLEIKGYELIYSFINQGLEIDVYERLFS
- a CDS encoding sodium-dependent bicarbonate transport family permease, with translation MFDMILQNLLSPAILFFILGIIAAIVSTDFHLPKGLGEGLSIYLLIAIGLKGGIELSNYSLATVTKPIMGTILLGTLIPLVTFYVLRNFLKMDVKNAIGLAATYGSVSIVTYGAAITFLDNLAISYESFMNAMVVVMEIPGILVALLLLGIIEKKQSSPTTHSPSLRNVGFVAQNPFSFINVDVLKESFFGKSILLLVGSLFIGLIVGQNGLPIIKPLFIDLYQSVLILFLLNMGLMAGKRLAVVRRHGLKLLAFAMVMPIFYGAIGAAVGVLVGLSLGGATLMGVLAASASYIAAPAALRTSVPEADPSIYLGLALGITFPLNLTLGIPLYYTIASWFF
- a CDS encoding DUF1992 domain-containing protein — its product is MSRDWLGDLINKDVPLKGMGKPLSREVLEGDVLDRTVKNAGYRPGWVGLQQQIRDRLAKVLPLLENRALHNEKITQEVEEINILVKKYNSSCPPPMQKMLISIDDIPNQMKRWE
- a CDS encoding DUF2294 domain-containing protein translates to MEKATFQKKGQLEAEISKTITQWEKEYLGRGPLQVKTDILRNLIIVHLKGILTPAEQELTKTETGLLSIKKIRADLIETGNQQLKDMIHSITGETVESFHTDISTRNGERIIIFILKENLDKKLAD